The nucleotide sequence GACGGTCGGCAGCCGTACGACCTCGCGGAGTTTCTCCGCGACCGGGAGACCGGGCGCGACCGCGGGCGTCGGCTCCGTCGGCACGGCGGCGTCAGGCCAGCGCGGACTCGATGACCGAGACGATCTCGGGTGCGTCGGGCTCGGTGCGGGGGCGGAACCGGTGCACATGGCCGCCGGGCGTGACGACGAACTTCTCGAAGTTCCAGGTGATGCGCCCGGCCTTGCCGGCGGCGTCGGGCGTCTTCTTGAGCTCGACGTAGAGCGGGTGCGCCTTCGCGCCGTTGACCTTGACCTTCTCCATCATCGGGAAGGTGACTCCCCAGGTCGCCGAACAGTACTCCGCGATCGCGTCGGAGGTGCCGAGCTCCTGCAGGAACTGGTTGCTGGGGAACCCCAGGACCGTGAAGCCGCGGTCGCCGTAGGCCTTCTGCAGGGCCTCGAGCTTCTCGTACTGCGGAGCGAGGCCGCAGCGCGACGCCACGTTGACGACGAGGACCACGCGGTCGCTGAACGCGCCGAAGGTGGTGCGCTCGCCCCGGAGGGTGGTGAGCTCGATGTCGTCCAGCGTCGTCGCGTTCAGAGTCATGGGCCGACTCTACGACGCGCAGGGGACACGAGCGCAGGATCACGGACACATGTCAGGCTGTCGTCATGACTTCCGAACCCCTCCTCCTGCCCCTGGGCGACGACGCCCCCGACATCGCGCCCTCCGCCTGGGTGGCGCCCGGCGCCTCCGTCATTGGCCGCGCGACCCTGCACGAGGGCGCGAGCGTGTTCTACGGGGCCGTGGTCCGCGCCGACACCGACGCGATCACGCTCGGCGAGCGGTCGAACCTGCAGGACAACGTCTCGGTGCACTGCGACACGGGCGCGCCGACCAGCATCGGCACCGGAGTGAGCGTCGGCCACAACGCCGTGCTGCACGGCTGCACGATCGAGGACGACGTGCTCATCGGCATGTCGGCGACCGTGCTCAACCGCGCGGTCATCGGGCGCGGCTCGCTCGTGGCAGCCGGGACGGTCGTGCTCGAGGACACCGTGGTGCCGCCCGGATCCCTGGTCGCCGGGGTACCCGGCAAGGTGCGGCGCGAGCTCACCGAGGCCGAGCAGGAGAAGATCCGCGCCAATGCGGCGCACTACGTCGAGCTCAGCGCGCAGCACCGCGAGGCCTGGGCGGCGCAGGCGCGGTAGCGCCACGGACGTGTAGCAGCGCCGGGTGGCGTCAGAGGCTGCGGGGCCGCTGGCGGAGCGACTCGAGGGCCATGCCCCGGGTCGAGTAGCAGCCGATGAGCTGCGCCGAGGCGAGATGCGCCCCGCGAAGGGCGGCGTAGCCGTTCCACTCGGTGCGGATGTACCCCAGGGTCTCGCCCGCGGCGGAGACCTGCGTGAGGCTGTCGGTCAGGTGGGTCGTCGTGATCTCCACGCGTCGCTTCGTCGCGGTGCGGGATCGTTCCGGTCGTGCAAGTGTCACGAGAGACAACCTACGGGGCGACCCTTGCGGAAGTCCCTGATTTTCCCTGGCGATCCACAGAAGTTCATCCTGTGGTCTCATGTACCCCGATCGGGTCCACCCAGAGGCCGACTGGCGACCGGCCTGGAATATGGATACCGTGCCTTGATGACCTCCCCCACAACGGGGGGCACGCCTGCCCCCGACGCCGATGCTCCCGACTCCGACGCCTTCGCCACGAGCGACTTCAGCCACGAGCAGGCCGGATTCGAGAAGGGGCTGAAGCCCCGACAGCTCCAGATGATCGCCATCGGCGGCGCGATCGGCACCGGTCTCTTCCTCGGCGCCGGCGGCCGCCTCCACTCGTCGGGCCCGGCGCTCGCGATCGTCTTCGCGATCTGCGGCGTCTTCGCGTTCTTCATCCTGCGCGCCCTCGGCGAGCTCGTGCTGCATCGCCCGTCGTCGGGCTCGTTCGTCTCGTACGCTCGCGAGTTCTTCGGCGAGAAGTTCGCCTACGCGGCCGGGTGGATGTACTTCCTCAACTGGGCGATGACCGCGATCGTCGACACGACGGCGGTCGCGCTCTACCTGCAGTACTGGAGCGCGTTCACGTCCGCCCCGGGCTGGCTGCTCGCCCTCTGCGCCCTCGCGGTCGTGCTCACCGTCAACCTGCTGGCGGTGAAGGTCTTCGGCGAGCTCGAGT is from Frondihabitans australicus and encodes:
- a CDS encoding gamma carbonic anhydrase family protein, producing MTSEPLLLPLGDDAPDIAPSAWVAPGASVIGRATLHEGASVFYGAVVRADTDAITLGERSNLQDNVSVHCDTGAPTSIGTGVSVGHNAVLHGCTIEDDVLIGMSATVLNRAVIGRGSLVAAGTVVLEDTVVPPGSLVAGVPGKVRRELTEAEQEKIRANAAHYVELSAQHREAWAAQAR
- a CDS encoding glutathione peroxidase yields the protein MTLNATTLDDIELTTLRGERTTFGAFSDRVVLVVNVASRCGLAPQYEKLEALQKAYGDRGFTVLGFPSNQFLQELGTSDAIAEYCSATWGVTFPMMEKVKVNGAKAHPLYVELKKTPDAAGKAGRITWNFEKFVVTPGGHVHRFRPRTEPDAPEIVSVIESALA